Proteins encoded within one genomic window of Thermodesulfobium sp. 4217-1:
- the fabF gene encoding beta-ketoacyl-ACP synthase II: protein MKKRVVITGMGCVTPLGNEVDIFWDMIRNSKSGIVKIDDFEQEFPSMVAGRVKNFVPEDYLDRRDVRRTSKFVQYAVAAAHKAMEDSGLLDFDDKLNVGVCIGSGIGGIDIMEEQAIVLYKKGPMKGSPFMVPMMIVNMASGYVAIKFGLKGPNFSPVSACASSNHAIGEAFRSITYGDADIMLCGGAEAAVTPLAINGFCVMRALSTCRNDTPELASRPFDKSRDGFVMGEGSGIIVLEELEHALKRGAKIYAELVGYGASCDAYHMAAPDPSGDGAYICINRALKDAAISYEEIDLVNAHATSTPAGDEGELKAIKRVFKEHAKDVFITSNKSMIGHLLGAAGAVEMVATVMSLRENIAPPTINLDDPCDEAEGLNLVPNFSQEMKRCEYAISNSFGFGGHNACLIIKKFRG from the coding sequence ATGAAAAAAAGAGTAGTAATTACTGGAATGGGGTGCGTAACCCCGCTTGGTAACGAAGTAGATATATTTTGGGACATGATAAGAAATAGCAAGAGCGGCATAGTCAAGATCGACGATTTTGAGCAGGAATTTCCATCTATGGTTGCTGGACGAGTAAAAAACTTTGTCCCGGAAGATTATCTGGATAGAAGAGATGTTCGTCGCACATCGAAGTTTGTTCAATATGCAGTTGCTGCTGCCCATAAAGCTATGGAGGATTCAGGCCTTTTAGACTTTGATGATAAATTGAATGTAGGAGTTTGCATCGGGTCTGGCATAGGCGGAATAGACATTATGGAGGAGCAAGCTATAGTTTTATATAAGAAAGGTCCTATGAAGGGTTCGCCATTTATGGTTCCTATGATGATAGTAAATATGGCGTCTGGCTATGTGGCCATTAAATTTGGACTGAAAGGACCAAATTTTTCGCCGGTATCTGCTTGTGCATCGAGTAACCATGCAATAGGAGAGGCTTTTAGGAGCATTACCTATGGAGATGCTGATATTATGTTATGTGGCGGAGCTGAGGCTGCCGTAACTCCTTTGGCCATAAACGGCTTTTGTGTAATGAGGGCGCTATCTACCTGCAGAAACGATACGCCAGAGCTGGCAAGCAGACCTTTTGATAAGTCGAGAGATGGCTTTGTGATGGGAGAGGGTTCTGGCATAATCGTATTAGAAGAGTTGGAACACGCCTTGAAAAGAGGAGCTAAGATATACGCTGAGCTTGTGGGCTATGGTGCCTCCTGCGACGCATATCACATGGCAGCTCCAGATCCTTCGGGCGATGGTGCTTATATATGTATAAATAGGGCTTTGAAGGATGCAGCTATTTCATATGAAGAGATAGATCTGGTTAACGCTCATGCGACTAGTACTCCTGCTGGTGATGAAGGCGAGTTAAAGGCTATAAAGAGAGTCTTCAAAGAGCATGCTAAGGATGTGTTTATTACATCAAATAAATCTATGATAGGTCACTTGCTTGGCGCAGCGGGGGCAGTTGAGATGGTTGCTACTGTTATGTCACTGAGAGAAAATATTGCCCCGCCTACAATTAATCTTGATGATCCGTGCGATGAAGCTGAAGGCTTAAACCTTGTGCCAAACTTTAGCCAGGAGATGAAGAGGTGCGAGTATGCTATATCCAATTCTTTTGGATTTGGCGGACACAACGCTTGCTTGATAATTAAGAAGTTTAGGGGTTAA
- a CDS encoding nitronate monooxygenase — protein sequence MAIRVSTAPLAGAVAREGAGGIIAATGMEDEELTSQIKLARKISEGNGAIGINVMYAYSEFERVVKTAIAEGIDFVATGAGFSRDIYKWAKDSNTPILPIVSSAKLARLAEKLGATAIILEGADAGGHLGTDRSTWDIMPEILEVISVPLIVAGGIYSGKEMARALKMGAKGVQVATRFALSEECDVSPVFKKVLLEAKAEDIVKIMSSVGFPGRAILTPLSRKIIEGRAPKPEVCEGCIKKCTRTFCIRLALESARLGDYENGLFFSGSNVFRYSDILPVKTIIENFVHEAEEELS from the coding sequence ATGGCTATTAGGGTTTCTACTGCACCTCTGGCAGGAGCTGTCGCAAGAGAGGGTGCAGGCGGCATTATTGCTGCGACTGGAATGGAAGATGAAGAACTAACAAGCCAAATAAAATTAGCAAGAAAGATTTCAGAAGGCAATGGCGCTATCGGCATAAACGTAATGTATGCCTACAGTGAATTTGAGAGGGTAGTAAAAACGGCGATTGCTGAGGGAATAGATTTTGTAGCTACTGGTGCTGGGTTTTCAAGAGATATTTATAAATGGGCTAAAGATTCTAATACTCCAATTCTGCCAATTGTTTCTTCTGCAAAGCTGGCAAGACTTGCTGAGAAATTGGGCGCAACCGCGATAATACTTGAAGGCGCAGATGCAGGAGGCCATCTGGGTACCGACAGATCTACCTGGGATATCATGCCTGAGATTCTCGAAGTCATATCTGTTCCTTTGATAGTAGCAGGCGGCATATATTCTGGCAAAGAAATGGCCAGAGCATTAAAGATGGGAGCTAAGGGAGTTCAGGTGGCGACCAGGTTCGCACTTTCAGAAGAGTGTGACGTTAGCCCCGTGTTCAAAAAAGTTTTACTGGAAGCAAAAGCTGAGGATATTGTAAAGATAATGAGTTCGGTGGGATTCCCTGGAAGGGCTATTCTGACTCCATTATCAAGGAAGATCATTGAAGGCAGAGCCCCCAAGCCTGAGGTCTGTGAGGGTTGCATAAAGAAGTGCACTAGAACATTTTGTATAAGATTAGCTCTGGAATCGGCAAGACTTGGCGACTATGAAAATGGGCTTTTCTTCAGCGGATCAAATGTTTTTAGATATTCTGACATACTTCCCGTGAAGACAATTATAGAAAATTTTGTGCATGAGGCCGAGGAGGAGCTATCATGA
- a CDS encoding acyl carrier protein, which produces MSENEIFDRVKKIISNQLGIEEGTIEMGSSFVDDLGADSLDTVEMVMAFEEEFGAEIPDKDVEKIKTVGDAVKFLYEKVGE; this is translated from the coding sequence ATGAGTGAAAATGAAATCTTTGATAGAGTAAAAAAAATTATTTCAAATCAGCTTGGAATAGAAGAGGGAACTATAGAGATGGGCTCTTCCTTTGTAGATGATTTGGGAGCTGACTCTTTAGACACAGTTGAGATGGTGATGGCTTTTGAGGAAGAATTTGGAGCTGAAATTCCAGATAAAGATGTAGAGAAGATCAAGACAGTTGGAGATGCTGTGAAATTCCTATATGAGAAGGTAGGAGAATAA